Proteins found in one Flavobacterium channae genomic segment:
- a CDS encoding c-type cytochrome, with protein sequence MKLILKSFAVFTLAISLTNCGEKKETDAYGNPVQEKTEVVTETTVDPLFTKGQELFEGKGTCTACHKADAKVVGPSIKEIAKIYKEKGASIAAFINEEGKPIVDPTQYETMKTNFAITKAMSAEERKALEVYMMSFE encoded by the coding sequence ATGAAACTTATATTAAAATCGTTTGCTGTTTTCACATTAGCTATTTCCTTAACGAATTGTGGTGAAAAAAAAGAAACTGATGCTTACGGAAATCCTGTTCAAGAAAAAACAGAAGTAGTAACTGAAACTACTGTAGATCCATTATTCACCAAAGGGCAAGAACTTTTCGAAGGAAAAGGAACCTGTACCGCTTGTCATAAAGCAGATGCAAAAGTTGTAGGTCCTTCTATTAAAGAAATTGCAAAGATTTACAAAGAAAAAGGAGCTAGCATTGCTGCTTTCATCAACGAAGAAGGTAAACCTATTGTTGATCCAACTCAATACGAAACCATGAAGACGAACTTTGCTATTACAAAAGCCATGTCGGCTGAAGAACGCAAAGCCTTAGAAGTATATATGATGAGTTTCGAGTAA
- a CDS encoding response regulator transcription factor, translated as MSKKRILYVEDDETLAFLTADNLEQHFDVTHCANGKEAFQLFCKESFDLCVLDIMLPDMDGFEMATEIRKRNQEIPIIFLSAKTMKDDRIKGLKLGADDYLVKPYSIEELILKIEIFLNRSQKSTDNSTQKQYTFGSFQFEPENYLLKNDNQSITLTEREASLLKLFLDNPNTVLKREKILMELWGSDDYFLGRSLDVFISRLRKIIKEETHVRIENIPRVGFKLVVE; from the coding sequence ATGAGTAAAAAGCGCATTTTGTATGTTGAAGACGACGAAACTTTAGCGTTTTTAACCGCTGATAATTTAGAGCAACATTTTGATGTAACGCATTGTGCGAATGGGAAAGAAGCTTTTCAATTGTTTTGCAAAGAGTCTTTCGATTTGTGTGTTTTGGATATTATGTTGCCCGATATGGATGGATTTGAAATGGCAACTGAAATTAGAAAACGAAATCAAGAAATTCCGATTATTTTCCTTTCGGCAAAAACCATGAAAGACGACCGTATTAAAGGTTTAAAATTGGGTGCTGATGATTATTTGGTAAAACCATATTCAATAGAAGAATTGATTTTAAAAATAGAAATTTTCTTAAACCGAAGCCAAAAGTCGACCGATAATTCAACACAAAAACAATATACTTTTGGAAGTTTTCAGTTTGAACCCGAGAATTATTTATTAAAAAATGACAATCAAAGCATAACTTTAACCGAAAGAGAAGCGTCACTTTTAAAATTGTTTTTAGACAATCCAAACACTGTTTTAAAACGCGAAAAAATATTAATGGAATTATGGGGAAGCGATGATTATTTCTTAGGCAGAAGTTTGGATGTATTTATTTCAAGATTACGAAAAATCATAAAAGAAGAAACCCACGTGAGAATAGAAAACATTCCGCGCGTGGGCTTTAAATTGGTAGTTGAGTAA
- a CDS encoding sensor histidine kinase: protein MKFNKFNTVILAGFIAIVGVIVMQLFLLNQAYIFEKKDIEDKIHFALQDVVNKIYRDNKKELPIGNQIKKVSENYFVANVNDVFENNILEQYLKNEFEKVKLELDYEYAIYDCSSDAMVYGNYVSAKGKEPSKFCADCFSKNSDLTYYFAVRFPNIKQTYFRSLSQYWIFTGVLFLVLIIYVYSVLLMLKQKRYTDLQKDFINNMTHEFKTPLASILIASNYANTQKEIIDNPKLSKYMQIIINQSNKLNQHIEKILYVAKTESKQIELEKSKVDLKVLLELVRENIILKHQKEINIDIQLERNYIVQADEFHFYNLIYNIMDNAVKYSNQNPEIKIQSKENSKGLTLKFTDNGCGIPENDLPFVFDKFYRVAREDSKDIEGFGIGLSYVKRVCEWHKWKVEAKNNEEKGITITIQINKNDYE from the coding sequence ATGAAGTTTAACAAATTTAATACCGTAATCTTAGCTGGGTTTATAGCAATTGTTGGTGTAATCGTAATGCAATTGTTTTTACTTAATCAAGCCTATATTTTTGAGAAGAAGGATATCGAAGATAAAATTCATTTTGCATTGCAAGATGTGGTTAATAAAATCTATAGAGACAATAAAAAAGAGCTTCCAATAGGCAATCAAATTAAAAAAGTTTCAGAAAATTACTTTGTTGCAAATGTTAATGATGTTTTTGAAAATAATATTTTAGAGCAATATTTAAAAAACGAGTTTGAAAAAGTAAAGTTGGAATTAGATTATGAATATGCTATTTATGATTGTAGTTCTGATGCAATGGTTTATGGGAACTATGTTTCTGCAAAAGGAAAAGAACCTTCAAAATTTTGTGCCGATTGTTTCTCTAAAAATAGTGATTTAACGTACTATTTTGCAGTTCGTTTTCCCAATATCAAACAAACCTATTTTAGAAGTTTATCTCAATATTGGATTTTTACAGGAGTATTATTCTTAGTTTTAATCATATATGTGTATTCCGTTTTATTGATGTTAAAGCAAAAGAGATATACCGATTTGCAGAAAGATTTTATCAATAATATGACGCATGAGTTTAAAACACCATTGGCTTCTATTTTGATTGCTTCCAATTACGCCAATACTCAAAAGGAAATTATCGATAATCCTAAGCTTTCAAAATACATGCAGATTATTATCAACCAAAGTAATAAGCTGAACCAACATATCGAGAAAATTCTATATGTAGCCAAGACGGAAAGTAAACAAATTGAATTGGAAAAATCGAAAGTTGATTTGAAAGTATTATTGGAATTAGTTCGAGAAAACATAATTTTAAAACATCAAAAAGAGATTAATATAGACATTCAATTAGAGCGAAATTATATCGTTCAGGCAGATGAATTTCATTTTTATAATTTGATTTACAACATAATGGATAATGCAGTAAAATATTCTAATCAAAATCCAGAAATCAAAATCCAATCAAAAGAAAATTCAAAAGGATTGACTTTAAAATTTACTGATAACGGTTGTGGAATTCCAGAAAATGATTTGCCATTTGTTTTTGATAAATTCTATCGTGTAGCAAGAGAAGACAGTAAAGATATTGAAGGTTTTGGCATTGGACTTTCGTATGTAAAACGCGTTTGCGAATGGCATAAATGGAAAGTCGAAGCCAAAAATAATGAAGAAAAAGGAATCACTATAACCATCCAAATAAATAAAAACGATTATGAGTAA
- a CDS encoding DUF1573 domain-containing protein: protein MKSVKLSIIALFVASASFAQVKDAKIEASKSMQVAPVEVKTPAAPVQSAIKWDQEIHDFGDIEKGKPVTYEFTFTNTTKETILITNVRPACGCTAANYTKTPIKPGEKGMVAATFNAANAGPFQKSVTITTTENGVESVKTLSFKGKVIDNTATDKKEEIKS, encoded by the coding sequence ATGAAATCAGTAAAATTATCTATTATCGCACTTTTTGTTGCATCTGCTTCATTTGCACAAGTGAAAGATGCTAAAATTGAAGCGTCTAAATCTATGCAAGTTGCTCCTGTTGAAGTTAAAACTCCAGCTGCACCAGTTCAATCTGCAATCAAATGGGATCAAGAAATTCATGATTTTGGTGATATTGAAAAAGGGAAACCTGTAACTTATGAATTCACTTTCACTAATACTACAAAAGAAACTATTTTAATTACTAACGTTAGACCAGCTTGTGGTTGTACTGCTGCTAATTACACTAAAACTCCTATTAAACCAGGAGAAAAAGGAATGGTTGCTGCTACTTTTAACGCTGCTAACGCAGGTCCTTTCCAAAAATCAGTTACAATTACAACTACTGAAAATGGAGTTGAGTCTGTAAAAACTCTTTCTTTCAAAGGAAAAGTTATAGACAATACTGCAACTGATAAAAAAGAAGAAATTAAATCATAA
- a CDS encoding methylated-DNA--[protein]-cysteine S-methyltransferase → MKTVIINTPLGFAEIQGDENGISKIHILNDETPLSNEIPEELKNAVNQLHEYFEGSRTNFSLKLNPSGTEFQKKVWQELQEIPFGKSCSYLDLSKKIGDVKAIRAVASANGKNPLWIVIPCHRVIGTDGSLTGYAGGLWRKKWLLEHENPVKQKSLF, encoded by the coding sequence ATGAAAACAGTCATTATTAATACTCCTTTAGGGTTTGCCGAAATTCAAGGTGATGAAAATGGAATATCTAAAATTCACATTTTGAATGATGAAACGCCTTTAAGCAATGAAATCCCTGAAGAATTAAAAAATGCTGTAAATCAACTTCATGAATATTTTGAAGGTTCTAGAACTAATTTTTCATTAAAATTAAATCCTTCAGGAACAGAATTCCAAAAAAAAGTGTGGCAGGAATTACAAGAAATTCCTTTTGGTAAATCATGCTCTTATCTTGATTTATCGAAAAAAATAGGTGATGTTAAAGCTATTCGAGCAGTTGCTTCTGCAAACGGAAAAAATCCACTTTGGATCGTAATTCCATGTCATAGAGTAATTGGCACAGACGGATCGCTAACTGGTTATGCTGGTGGCTTATGGCGAAAAAAATGGTTGCTAGAACATGAAAATCCTGTGAAACAAAAAAGTTTGTTTTAG
- a CDS encoding serine hydrolase domain-containing protein — MKFLLKFFKWFAITLASIILLMYIFDVDYLLRAVRTIYFKGYTTAFLEDYKEFPNREIKKGAAQPWAIGSDYNSVPATANLAKNHKELKTIAYLIIKNDSIWHESYFDGFDKNSKSNSFSMAKSVVTMAMGKAIMEGKIKSLDQKVTDFFPELKGKYAKEVTVGDLSSMASGLSWDEKYYSPFSIVTRAYFDDDLKEVILNLNINEKPGQSFKYLSGATQLLAMCIEKATGEYLSDYVSKNFWQPMGAENDALWQLDHEPDGIEKAYCCIASNARDFARFGKLYLNNGKWNGKQLLDSAFVKKCVTPRFEKSPQYGYGWWMHNFLGKNLYYMRGHLGQFVIVIPEDQLIIVRLGHLKGVQTSYDPHSEDLYVYVEEAYNMLEKRKK, encoded by the coding sequence ATGAAATTCCTTTTAAAATTTTTCAAATGGTTCGCTATAACATTAGCGAGTATCATTCTACTCATGTATATTTTTGATGTAGATTATCTTTTGCGTGCCGTAAGGACAATTTATTTTAAAGGATATACAACTGCTTTTTTAGAAGATTATAAAGAATTTCCAAATAGAGAAATAAAAAAAGGAGCTGCTCAACCTTGGGCAATTGGTTCCGATTACAATTCAGTTCCTGCAACAGCTAATTTAGCAAAGAATCACAAAGAACTTAAAACCATTGCTTATCTTATCATTAAAAATGATAGTATTTGGCACGAAAGTTACTTTGATGGATTTGATAAAAATTCCAAATCCAATTCTTTTTCTATGGCAAAAAGTGTTGTTACTATGGCAATGGGGAAAGCTATAATGGAAGGAAAAATAAAAAGTTTAGATCAAAAAGTTACTGACTTTTTCCCAGAATTAAAAGGTAAATACGCAAAAGAAGTTACTGTAGGCGATTTGTCTTCTATGGCTTCTGGATTAAGTTGGGACGAAAAATATTACAGCCCGTTTTCTATTGTTACCAGAGCCTATTTTGATGATGATTTAAAAGAGGTTATTTTGAATTTAAACATCAATGAAAAACCAGGTCAATCATTCAAATATTTAAGTGGCGCAACACAATTGTTGGCTATGTGTATTGAAAAAGCAACAGGCGAATATTTATCGGATTATGTTTCGAAAAACTTTTGGCAACCAATGGGAGCTGAAAACGATGCGTTATGGCAATTGGATCATGAACCAGACGGAATTGAAAAAGCTTATTGCTGTATTGCAAGTAATGCAAGAGATTTTGCTCGTTTTGGCAAACTTTATTTAAACAATGGAAAATGGAATGGAAAACAACTATTAGATAGTGCATTTGTGAAAAAATGTGTTACTCCACGATTTGAAAAAAGTCCTCAATATGGCTACGGTTGGTGGATGCATAATTTTTTAGGTAAAAATTTATATTATATGCGTGGGCATTTAGGTCAGTTTGTGATTGTTATCCCAGAAGACCAATTAATCATTGTTCGTCTTGGTCATTTAAAAGGAGTACAAACTTCTTATGATCCGCACAGCGAAGATTTATATGTTTATGTAGAAGAAGCTTATAATATGCTTGAGAAAAGAAAGAAATAA
- a CDS encoding 3'-5' exonuclease, producing the protein MIEKINLNNILFLDIETVPEYHNYRGLDHETQQLWEQKTQYQRKDEVSAEDFYERAGIWAEFGKIITISVGYFVNKADIRNFRVTSFWGEEKKILQDFSNLLNTHFNGAQHVLCGHNAKEFDIPFIARRMIINGIALPDKLNLFGKKPWEVPHLDTLELWKFGDYKHFTSLKLLTKVLGIPSPKDDIDGSEVAHVFYVENDIDRIITYCEKDVIAVAQIFLRLRREDLLIEEEIIHV; encoded by the coding sequence ATGATTGAGAAAATAAATTTAAACAACATTTTGTTTCTAGATATTGAAACAGTTCCAGAATATCACAATTATAGAGGTTTAGACCATGAAACGCAGCAACTTTGGGAACAAAAAACACAATACCAACGTAAAGACGAAGTATCTGCCGAAGATTTTTACGAGCGTGCTGGTATTTGGGCCGAATTTGGAAAAATCATTACTATCTCTGTTGGTTACTTTGTAAACAAAGCGGATATTAGAAACTTTCGTGTAACTAGTTTTTGGGGAGAAGAAAAGAAAATTCTTCAAGATTTTTCAAATTTATTAAACACTCATTTTAATGGTGCCCAACATGTGCTGTGCGGACATAATGCTAAGGAATTTGACATTCCTTTCATTGCCAGAAGAATGATCATAAACGGAATTGCACTTCCAGATAAATTAAACTTATTTGGTAAAAAACCATGGGAAGTCCCACATTTAGACACTTTAGAATTGTGGAAGTTTGGCGATTACAAACATTTCACTTCATTAAAACTACTAACTAAAGTTTTAGGAATACCTTCTCCAAAAGACGATATCGACGGTAGCGAAGTAGCTCATGTATTTTATGTAGAAAATGATATCGACCGAATCATAACCTACTGCGAAAAAGACGTTATTGCGGTAGCACAAATTTTCTTGCGATTAAGACGAGAAGATTTATTAATTGAAGAAGAAATAATTCATGTATAA
- a CDS encoding S8 family serine peptidase: MKIRKLLFVFTLTFSGFVFSQTKEDAVKITKDYDLVKIKELEVALKKKEAAEKKAAYEAAEKNGWPIIIKNEDGTFQELMKLTPDGFPIYYSTDNVNAARSTRTNYLNTGGGLGLSLDGQNMVARVWDGGTVRRTHRGFETGRVTTVDDASGTSYNDHSTHVTGTIMANRWSVGSNSIKGMATQATARTFNWTDDESEALSEVAMGMLLSNHSYGVPLVSNGNTLPAWYVGSYVEDSRVWDEIAFISPYYLPVYSAGNDGTNNNTTPIAPGFDKLVGNKVSKNVLTVANAEDATINADGTLNSVIINSSSSQGPTDDRRIKPDIAGNGTGVNSVVSTTDIATGQMSGTSMAAPNVTGTLLLLQQHSKNLTNSFMKAATLKGLACHTADDAGVAGPDPKFGWGLLNAKKAAETLSNNGLSSWVSEERLNQGQTFTMTVASTGGANNPLIASITWTDVPGEANNGQRLTPNDPFRALVNDLDIRITKDGNTYYPWRLDVASPTSPALRNGDNNVDNVEVIKIDAPAAGNYVITVTHKGNLVNGGQNYSLVVTGIASSIALIPTSDNLELCSNQTASYTFNYKQTGAGTTNFSATGIPAGANVSISPTSLSADGTVTMTVSNLAAVIPGEYNIGIVGNNGTESETRTKVLKIYSSTFSPVVMVSPSNGFNGTATTVNLDWDANINVESQIVQVSTSPSFTTFVVNQSTTASNYIVSGLLEDTLYYWRIVPSNRCGAATESSAAVSSFRTGILSCGHTFSATDFSNATVADVANSSASVPVTITGGHTIGEMRISFAMTHTYVQDMTIVLQGPASIGSPIITLLNQPCGDNDDINCRFVDSGTDPACTGVPAISGDIAPLDPLSNLNGLAADGVWTLLVDDPFNGDGGTISNFTIEICAVTASLSSNDNVLNSLTVYPNPAKGIVNIDLAGAVTGDTTYELFDVQGRKVITKVSSNNIETLNVENLSDGIYMLSIQNGSAKTTKKVVINK, translated from the coding sequence ATGAAAATCAGAAAATTACTGTTTGTTTTTACGCTTACTTTTTCGGGTTTTGTTTTTTCGCAAACCAAGGAAGATGCAGTAAAAATAACCAAAGATTACGATTTAGTTAAAATCAAAGAATTAGAAGTTGCTTTAAAGAAAAAAGAAGCAGCTGAAAAAAAAGCAGCATATGAGGCAGCTGAAAAAAATGGTTGGCCAATTATCATTAAAAATGAAGATGGAACTTTTCAAGAATTAATGAAATTAACTCCTGATGGTTTCCCTATTTATTATTCTACTGACAATGTAAATGCAGCAAGATCAACAAGAACAAATTATCTTAATACAGGTGGTGGCTTAGGCTTATCTTTAGACGGTCAGAATATGGTTGCTCGTGTATGGGATGGAGGAACAGTTAGAAGAACACACAGAGGATTTGAAACAGGAAGAGTTACAACGGTTGATGATGCTTCAGGAACTAGTTACAATGATCACTCTACTCATGTTACAGGAACAATTATGGCTAATAGATGGAGTGTTGGTTCTAATAGTATTAAAGGAATGGCTACTCAAGCAACAGCAAGAACTTTTAACTGGACAGATGATGAATCAGAAGCGCTTTCAGAAGTGGCAATGGGAATGTTACTTTCAAATCATTCATATGGAGTGCCGTTAGTGAGTAATGGAAATACTTTACCTGCTTGGTATGTGGGTTCATATGTAGAAGATTCAAGGGTTTGGGATGAAATTGCCTTCATTTCTCCTTATTATTTGCCCGTTTATTCTGCAGGAAATGATGGAACAAATAATAATACAACTCCAATTGCTCCTGGATTTGATAAATTGGTTGGAAATAAAGTTTCAAAAAATGTTTTAACAGTTGCCAATGCAGAAGATGCTACTATTAATGCTGATGGTACATTAAATAGTGTAATAATTAATTCAAGTAGTAGTCAAGGTCCAACTGATGATCGAAGAATTAAACCAGATATTGCAGGCAACGGAACAGGAGTAAATTCTGTTGTAAGCACAACAGACATAGCTACTGGGCAAATGTCGGGAACTTCAATGGCTGCTCCAAATGTTACAGGAACATTATTATTGTTACAACAACATTCTAAAAATCTTACTAATAGTTTTATGAAGGCTGCAACTTTAAAAGGATTAGCTTGTCATACAGCTGATGATGCAGGTGTTGCAGGACCAGATCCAAAATTTGGTTGGGGATTATTGAATGCTAAAAAAGCTGCTGAAACACTTTCAAATAATGGACTTTCTTCTTGGGTTTCTGAAGAGAGATTAAATCAAGGACAAACTTTTACAATGACTGTTGCATCTACAGGTGGAGCAAATAATCCATTAATAGCTTCAATTACCTGGACAGATGTACCAGGTGAAGCAAACAACGGTCAGAGATTAACACCAAATGATCCATTTAGAGCATTAGTAAATGATTTAGATATTAGGATTACTAAAGATGGAAATACATATTATCCTTGGAGATTAGATGTAGCTTCACCAACATCTCCAGCACTAAGAAATGGTGATAACAATGTTGATAATGTTGAAGTAATAAAAATTGATGCTCCAGCTGCTGGTAATTATGTAATCACAGTTACTCACAAAGGAAATTTAGTTAATGGTGGTCAAAATTATTCATTAGTAGTTACAGGAATTGCTTCAAGCATTGCACTTATACCTACTTCTGATAATTTAGAGTTATGTAGTAATCAAACGGCATCATATACATTTAATTATAAACAAACAGGAGCAGGAACAACTAATTTTTCTGCAACAGGAATTCCTGCAGGAGCAAATGTTTCTATTTCACCAACAAGTTTAAGTGCTGATGGAACTGTTACTATGACTGTTTCAAATTTAGCAGCAGTAATTCCTGGAGAATATAATATTGGAATTGTTGGAAACAACGGAACAGAATCAGAAACAAGAACAAAAGTTTTAAAAATTTACAGTTCAACATTTAGTCCAGTTGTAATGGTTTCTCCTTCAAATGGATTCAATGGAACAGCTACAACAGTTAATTTGGATTGGGATGCTAATATTAATGTTGAAAGTCAAATTGTTCAGGTTTCAACAAGTCCTTCATTTACAACTTTTGTTGTAAATCAATCAACAACTGCTTCAAATTATATTGTTTCAGGTTTATTAGAAGATACATTATATTATTGGAGAATTGTACCATCAAACAGATGTGGTGCTGCAACTGAAAGTTCTGCGGCTGTTAGTTCTTTTAGAACAGGAATTTTATCTTGTGGACATACTTTCTCTGCAACTGATTTTTCAAACGCAACTGTAGCTGATGTTGCAAATTCAAGTGCAAGTGTTCCAGTAACAATTACTGGAGGTCATACAATTGGTGAAATGAGAATTTCATTTGCAATGACACATACTTATGTACAAGATATGACAATTGTATTACAAGGACCAGCTTCTATTGGAAGTCCAATTATTACATTATTAAACCAACCATGTGGAGATAACGATGACATTAATTGTAGATTTGTAGATTCAGGAACTGATCCTGCTTGTACTGGTGTTCCTGCAATTTCAGGTGATATTGCACCACTTGATCCTTTAAGTAATTTAAACGGATTAGCTGCTGATGGAGTTTGGACTTTACTTGTTGATGATCCATTTAATGGTGATGGTGGAACAATTAGTAACTTTACTATTGAAATTTGTGCGGTTACGGCTTCATTAAGTTCTAATGATAATGTTTTAAATTCATTAACTGTGTATCCAAATCCTGCAAAAGGAATTGTTAATATTGATTTAGCTGGAGCTGTTACAGGTGATACTACTTATGAATTATTTGATGTTCAAGGAAGAAAAGTTATTACTAAGGTTTCTTCAAATAATATTGAGACATTAAACGTTGAAAATTTATCTGACGGAATTTATATGTTAAGCATTCAAAATGGAAGTGCTAAAACAACTAAAAAAGTGGTTATCAATAAATAA
- a CDS encoding nucleoside recognition domain-containing protein: MVLSRFWLVIFVSSIFFIVFGLFSSQYYSIDYVLNGKKDDPILISEKFIDEIPVFIKDSIQKSKDKTYNLNRDTLNIDTTYVFKNQTVKIYSGKQKSDGLLPTCKTSLFDIILPLMAYLAFFCGLMELLIISGASEKLAKKLSPFFSKIFPSVPKNHESVSYMTLNFAANFLGLDSAATPFGLKAMESLQELNVEKDKASDAQIMFMCLHAAGLTLIPTSIIGYRAAANAANPADVMLPCIITSFIGTIAAMIIVGIRQKINFRSATLVVGLMTVIAAIAGLLFYINGLNLVEKNFFTSNLSGLMLVAIIGITLIYAFVKEKKFVEDKTTIFDAFVSGAKNGLTTGVTIFPYVMGMLVAISFFRNSGLFEIMSNGISFFFSNIGVSKEITDSLPVAMLRPFSSSGSRGFMLDAMSTFGADSLTGRLSSIFQCSAETTFYVIAVYFGSVKIKNTRYTLGTMLLVDLICVITAIFVASWFF; the protein is encoded by the coding sequence ATGGTTTTAAGTAGATTTTGGTTAGTCATATTTGTTTCTTCCATCTTTTTTATTGTTTTTGGACTGTTTTCTTCTCAGTATTATTCTATCGATTATGTATTGAATGGTAAAAAAGACGATCCTATACTTATTTCTGAAAAATTCATTGATGAAATTCCTGTATTCATAAAAGATAGTATTCAAAAATCAAAAGACAAAACTTATAACCTTAATAGAGATACTTTAAATATTGACACAACTTATGTGTTTAAAAATCAAACGGTAAAAATTTATAGTGGTAAACAAAAATCAGATGGATTATTACCTACTTGTAAAACCAGTTTATTTGATATCATTTTGCCACTTATGGCTTATTTAGCATTCTTCTGTGGTTTAATGGAATTACTTATCATATCTGGAGCTTCAGAAAAATTAGCCAAAAAGTTAAGTCCGTTTTTCTCTAAAATTTTCCCATCCGTGCCAAAAAATCACGAGTCGGTTTCTTATATGACTTTGAATTTTGCCGCTAACTTTTTAGGATTGGATTCAGCAGCTACTCCATTTGGATTAAAAGCTATGGAAAGTCTACAAGAATTGAATGTTGAAAAAGATAAGGCCAGCGATGCCCAAATCATGTTTATGTGTTTACATGCAGCTGGTTTAACTTTAATCCCAACTTCAATTATTGGTTATCGTGCTGCGGCTAATGCAGCTAACCCAGCCGATGTAATGTTGCCTTGTATTATTACGTCATTCATTGGAACAATTGCAGCAATGATTATTGTTGGAATAAGACAAAAAATTAATTTTAGAAGTGCAACACTTGTTGTAGGGTTAATGACTGTTATTGCTGCGATTGCCGGTTTGTTATTTTACATTAACGGTTTAAACTTGGTTGAAAAGAACTTTTTTACATCCAACTTATCTGGATTAATGTTGGTTGCCATAATTGGAATTACATTAATTTATGCCTTTGTAAAAGAAAAGAAATTTGTTGAGGATAAAACCACCATTTTTGATGCTTTTGTTTCGGGTGCTAAGAACGGATTAACTACAGGTGTAACCATTTTTCCTTATGTTATGGGAATGTTAGTTGCCATTTCATTTTTTAGAAACAGTGGCTTATTTGAAATTATGAGTAATGGAATTTCGTTTTTCTTCTCCAATATTGGAGTTAGTAAAGAAATTACCGATTCCTTACCTGTTGCCATGTTACGCCCATTCAGTTCAAGTGGTTCACGTGGTTTTATGTTGGATGCCATGAGTACTTTTGGTGCGGATTCGTTAACCGGAAGATTGAGTTCTATTTTTCAATGTAGTGCCGAAACTACTTTTTATGTAATTGCAGTTTATTTTGGTTCGGTAAAAATTAAAAATACCCGATACACTTTAGGCACCATGCTTTTAGTAGATTTAATTTGTGTAATTACAGCGATTTTTGTGGCAAGTTGGTTTTTTTAA
- a CDS encoding DUF6438 domain-containing protein, with the protein MKKLCLIVCFIIFFSCSKNKNEEIYGNWYFERELDSKKNQKKSLLRHLDIEGFNICNDSIIDFKKPFFYTIETKTRFGEIENTQYNYSSYYLGSKTKYIYTGNKLIYFNKSINKNDTIILKKVKDNLIIKLSNEDKKYEFVKRTSNYSNSTFYDAIIIDRGPCFGDCPINSTYINRNGEYFFKATGHNTVFDGNYTAEIEKNRIKQIFNIFDKIEFKKLKDVYTYSATDSQTNYITFIKNGKIVKTISSYIECPIDLKKALTELSYLYQQVNINYNQNFIFNEKLMNCSFDDSIKLKDSEIFFLEILLSKAKDVKLNFNQKYKLDFFSWGDEKIKSIYTDGRYYQIIYKNNTSVIKDIGFNFVIANPILKTMRLE; encoded by the coding sequence ATGAAAAAATTATGTTTAATCGTCTGTTTTATAATATTTTTCTCATGTTCTAAAAACAAGAATGAAGAAATTTATGGTAATTGGTATTTTGAAAGAGAATTAGATTCTAAAAAAAATCAGAAAAAATCACTTTTAAGACATTTAGATATAGAAGGCTTTAATATTTGTAATGATAGTATAATCGATTTTAAAAAACCTTTTTTTTATACTATTGAAACGAAAACTAGATTTGGAGAAATAGAAAATACTCAATACAATTATAGTAGTTATTATTTAGGATCAAAAACTAAATATATTTATACTGGAAATAAATTGATTTATTTCAATAAGAGCATTAATAAAAATGATACTATAATATTAAAAAAGGTTAAAGATAATTTAATTATTAAATTATCAAATGAAGATAAAAAATATGAATTTGTAAAAAGAACTTCTAACTATTCAAATAGTACTTTTTATGATGCAATAATAATTGACAGAGGACCCTGCTTTGGAGATTGTCCAATTAACTCAACTTACATAAATAGAAATGGTGAATATTTTTTTAAAGCCACTGGTCATAATACAGTTTTTGATGGAAATTACACTGCTGAAATAGAAAAAAACAGAATAAAACAAATTTTTAATATTTTCGATAAAATTGAATTTAAAAAATTAAAAGACGTATACACATACTCTGCAACAGATTCGCAAACAAACTATATTACTTTTATTAAAAATGGTAAAATTGTAAAAACTATTTCGTCTTACATTGAATGTCCAATTGATTTAAAGAAAGCTTTAACTGAGCTAAGTTATCTATATCAGCAAGTAAATATTAATTACAATCAAAACTTCATTTTTAATGAAAAATTGATGAATTGCTCTTTTGATGATTCAATAAAACTTAAGGATTCGGAAATTTTTTTCTTAGAAATTCTTCTTTCAAAAGCAAAAGATGTAAAATTGAATTTTAATCAGAAATACAAATTAGATTTTTTTTCTTGGGGAGATGAAAAAATAAAAAGTATTTATACTGATGGCAGATACTATCAAATTATCTACAAAAACAATACTTCAGTAATAAAAGATATTGGCTTTAACTTTGTTATCGCTAATCCTATACTTAAAACGATGAGATTAGAGTAA